In Oncorhynchus keta strain PuntledgeMale-10-30-2019 chromosome 19, Oket_V2, whole genome shotgun sequence, a single genomic region encodes these proteins:
- the LOC118397759 gene encoding uncharacterized protein LOC118397759 isoform X6 encodes MPGCFSRLTERVRGRPQPSASTGCLNSFMGCFCCLFPFCRVRDRREVDSDSDFEEESTVLDEVQLDVPLLPVILHVQDAAIILEDVPTFLEEPTGNWQLIPIRFSPLYCGPVVIRNNAGPVAKAWRTFQFISPSITYMRGGSQQVVVRMHHVSRVRGLETQLVWAISKETARLSPEGIPYCATKVQSVTWIQYVAGRVTQYASHLRHETSVDVTFGCYQQTDVSVVYATLHMGLDGLLSSSWGSEAASVSTPTSQQFTEPEPEGHNCYEGWEEDLLPEEREVPLLNLYLTTKRVEDIALRLVSLRQAFTTLLGSTLSRNHLFVAGKVLMGALVQAHHMDEAEFIRAYNDFVDYLSDPSKKIDIERELAEAKIHHVNLIDVLFELVLFGLMTAQKSLMVHPGGFMERLYALLYSFLPAAASIEPKAERYLLLLHGGLMALLDDMFGQQLAWYFNPESLVTELSSLLEYHLENLMASM; translated from the exons ATGCCTGGGTGCTTTTCAAGATTGACGGAGAGAGTGCGAGGACGTCCGCAGCCTTCTGCGTCGACAGGTTGTTTAAATTCATTTATGGGTTGTTTTTGTTGTCTTTTTCCGTTTTGCAGGGTTCGCGATCGTCGGGAGGTGGACAGCGACAGCGACTTCGAAGAGG AATCAACTGTACTGGATGAGGTCCAGTTGGATGTGCCACTGCTGCCAGTTATCCTTCATGTCCAGGATGCTGCTATCATCCTTGAGGATGTGCCGACTTTCCTTGAG GAGCCCACTGGTAATTGGCAGCTGATACCGATTAGGTTCAGCCCCCTGTACTGTGGGCCTGTTGTGATCAGG AACAATGCCGGTCCGGTGGCTAAAGCCTGGAGAACTTTCCAGTTCATCAGCCCCTCTATCACCTACATGCGTGGGGGATCCCAG CAGGTGGTGGTGAGGATGCACCATGTGAGTAGGGTTCGAGGCCTGGAGACTCAACTGGTGTGGGCCATCTCCAAGGAGACAGCCAGGCTTAGTCCAGAGGGCATCCCCTACTGTGCCACCAAGGTGCAGTCCGTCACTTGGATCCAG tatgTGGCTGGCAGGGTGACCCAGTATGCGTCTCACCTCCGCCATGAGACGTCTGTGGACGTGACGTTTGGCTGCTACCAG CAGACTGATGTCTCGGTGGTGTACGCCACTCTCCACATGGGGCTGGATGGGCTGCTCTCCTCCTCGTGGGGGTCGGAGGCTGCCTCCGTCTCTACGCCCACCAGTCAGCAGTTCACTGAGCCAGAGCCTGAGGGCCACAACTGCTATGAG ggctgggaggaggacctgctgcctgaggagagggaggttccTCTGCTAAA cctCTACCTTACCACCAAGAGAGTGGAGGACATCGCCCTGAGGCTCGTCTCCCTGCGCCAGGCCTTCACT ACACTGCTTGGTTCCACCCTGAGCAGGAACCATCTATTTGTGGCAGGAAAGGTCCTAATGGGCGCACTGGTTCAGGCCCACCACATG GACGAGGCCGAATTCATCCGTGCCTATAATGACTTTGTGGACTACCTGAGTGACCCCTCCAAGAAGATTGACATTGAGAGGGAGCTGGCTGAGGCAAAG ATCCATCATGTTAACCTGATAGATGTCCTCTTTGAACTGGTGCTGTTTGGGTTGATGACAGCTCAGAAGTCCCTGATGGTG cacCCTGGTGGGTTCATGGAGCGTCTGTACGCTCTCCTGTACTCCTTCCTGCCCGCTGCTGCCAGCATTGAGCCAAAGGCTGAGAGATACCTGCTGCTGCTCCAT GGTGGGCTGATGGCTCTGCTTGATGACATGTTTGGGCAGCAGCTGGCCTGGTACTTTAACCCAGAATCTTTGGTCACTGAGCTCTCCAGCCTCCTGGAGTACCACCTGGAGAACCTCATGGCCAGCATGTAG
- the LOC118397759 gene encoding uncharacterized protein LOC118397759 isoform X7: MPGCFSRLTERVRGRRHPSASTGCLNSFMGCFCCLFPFCRVRDRREVDSDFEEESTVLDEVQLDVPLLPVILHVQDAAIILEDVPTFLEEPTGNWQLIPIRFSPLYCGPVVIRNNAGPVAKAWRTFQFISPSITYMRGGSQQVVVRMHHVSRVRGLETQLVWAISKETARLSPEGIPYCATKVQSVTWIQYVAGRVTQYASHLRHETSVDVTFGCYQQTDVSVVYATLHMGLDGLLSSSWGSEAASVSTPTSQQFTEPEPEGHNCYEGWEEDLLPEEREVPLLNLYLTTKRVEDIALRLVSLRQAFTTLLGSTLSRNHLFVAGKVLMGALVQAHHMDEAEFIRAYNDFVDYLSDPSKKIDIERELAEAKIHHVNLIDVLFELVLFGLMTAQKSLMVHPGGFMERLYALLYSFLPAAASIEPKAERYLLLLHGGLMALLDDMFGQQLAWYFNPESLVTELSSLLEYHLENLMASM; this comes from the exons GACAGCGACTTCGAAGAGG AATCAACTGTACTGGATGAGGTCCAGTTGGATGTGCCACTGCTGCCAGTTATCCTTCATGTCCAGGATGCTGCTATCATCCTTGAGGATGTGCCGACTTTCCTTGAG GAGCCCACTGGTAATTGGCAGCTGATACCGATTAGGTTCAGCCCCCTGTACTGTGGGCCTGTTGTGATCAGG AACAATGCCGGTCCGGTGGCTAAAGCCTGGAGAACTTTCCAGTTCATCAGCCCCTCTATCACCTACATGCGTGGGGGATCCCAG CAGGTGGTGGTGAGGATGCACCATGTGAGTAGGGTTCGAGGCCTGGAGACTCAACTGGTGTGGGCCATCTCCAAGGAGACAGCCAGGCTTAGTCCAGAGGGCATCCCCTACTGTGCCACCAAGGTGCAGTCCGTCACTTGGATCCAG tatgTGGCTGGCAGGGTGACCCAGTATGCGTCTCACCTCCGCCATGAGACGTCTGTGGACGTGACGTTTGGCTGCTACCAG CAGACTGATGTCTCGGTGGTGTACGCCACTCTCCACATGGGGCTGGATGGGCTGCTCTCCTCCTCGTGGGGGTCGGAGGCTGCCTCCGTCTCTACGCCCACCAGTCAGCAGTTCACTGAGCCAGAGCCTGAGGGCCACAACTGCTATGAG ggctgggaggaggacctgctgcctgaggagagggaggttccTCTGCTAAA cctCTACCTTACCACCAAGAGAGTGGAGGACATCGCCCTGAGGCTCGTCTCCCTGCGCCAGGCCTTCACT ACACTGCTTGGTTCCACCCTGAGCAGGAACCATCTATTTGTGGCAGGAAAGGTCCTAATGGGCGCACTGGTTCAGGCCCACCACATG GACGAGGCCGAATTCATCCGTGCCTATAATGACTTTGTGGACTACCTGAGTGACCCCTCCAAGAAGATTGACATTGAGAGGGAGCTGGCTGAGGCAAAG ATCCATCATGTTAACCTGATAGATGTCCTCTTTGAACTGGTGCTGTTTGGGTTGATGACAGCTCAGAAGTCCCTGATGGTG cacCCTGGTGGGTTCATGGAGCGTCTGTACGCTCTCCTGTACTCCTTCCTGCCCGCTGCTGCCAGCATTGAGCCAAAGGCTGAGAGATACCTGCTGCTGCTCCAT GGTGGGCTGATGGCTCTGCTTGATGACATGTTTGGGCAGCAGCTGGCCTGGTACTTTAACCCAGAATCTTTGGTCACTGAGCTCTCCAGCCTCCTGGAGTACCACCTGGAGAACCTCATGGCCAGCATGTAG